GATTTCATCTTTAGTTAGTATATTTGCAATATCAAATTTTAAATTCCCCATAACTTCGACATTATTTGAAGAAGCACCTATATCTATAATTCTGTTTTTATCGTCATCGCTTTGCATGAGTATAAGAGAAAAATTTTTCAAAACTTTTTTAAAGAAAAATCTGATTTTTTTGTAACCTTTGTAGGAATTAGGAGAAATTCTACCGTTTACAAGAAGAAGAGGGATGTTTTTTTTGTTAACTTCATGACAAAAAGCAGGCCAAATTTCAGTTTCGGCAATAACTACGATTTTAGGATTTAAGGCATTAATTGCTGCATTTACTGAAAATTTATTGTCATAAGGAAAATATGAAATTATGTCAGCAACATTTTTTAATTTATTTTGAGCTACCTGCTGTCCGGTTTTTGTTACGGTAGTAACTGCTATATTGTATTCAGGAAATTCGATTTTTGCTTTTTTTACCAGTGCTTCTACTGCGTTAACTTCGCCAACTGACACAGCGTGGAACCATATAGACTGCTTTGTGATTTTATTTTCTTTTATATTGGCATAAAACCCTAATTTATTCCAAAAACCAGCTCTGAATTTGGGTTTTATTAAAAAAGCAGCCAGAATTAGCGGGCTAAAAAGGATTGAGAGAAATATTACTGCTATGTTATATAATATGTACAATTTTTAAGTTACTTATCCGTATTTATTACCTACAGTGCTATTTTAGCATAAGAGGCTTTTTTGATTACAAAAACTTATCTTAATATAACTTTAAACTAACACTTTTTTGCGCAATTTTTTTATTCACAGTAGTTAATTTACATGTAAATAACAATAATTATGGAAATATGGGACAAAAATATGATATTAGGGCAAATTAGATTTATTTCACCATATATTTCGCAAAAGCAAAATAATCCAATCAACACAACTAAAACAATTTCTTTTGGAACCCAGCTTGTTAATGTTGACAACCTAAAATTCACAAACCATGCAAAAGAACGTATGAAAGAAAGAAATATCAGTTTAGAAGATATAAAAAAAGGAATTAAAGATGGTAAAGCTTATTACGAAAAAACAAATACTCGTGTTGTAGTCCTTGCAAAAGGAAATGAAGGCAAATCATTGTTTGTAGTTATGGATCCGACAAGAACAACCGTTATAACCGTTTATCATTCGAACTACGATAAGTATAACAGTAAATTTGTAATTACAAATAATGGAACACTACTAAAATCAGGTTATAAATTTTTTCCTTTGTCTGAAACTCACACACCGAATAGAATAGAAACCAGAAACGGCGGTTATAAAGATGTATTAATTGATGGTACTGTTGTTAAAGAACATATAATAACGGAAAATGGCGGTTATAAAGATGTATTATCCGATGGTACCGTTATAAAAGAACGAACAATAACAGAGAATGGCAGTTATAAAGATGTATTAAACGGTAAAGTAGTAAAAGAATATATAGTAACTGAAAACGGCTACAAAGAAATAGGAACTGACGGAAAACCGATGAAAGTTGTTGTTAAAGATAAGAATAATCAATATTATTTCTATTTACCGGCAGAAGGAATAATAAAGCACAGAGAAACCAGATACACTAAAGATAAACCTGAATTTAATCAACTTAAAAAAAAGTTTTTTTCTGAATATAAATAAAACAAAATATATTTTTAATTACTCTACAAACAGCGATAACTGAGGTGTATCCACATCAGGTTCATCAAAACTTTTTTTCTTGGACGAAATTTTTGCAGAATAATCTTTTTGCATCCTGTTCATAAGGTTTTGAGCCCTATTAACTACAGAATCAGGTAGCCCCGCCATCTTTGCTACATGAATACCATAGCTTTTGCTTGCTCCACCCTCTACAACACGCCTGATAAACTCAAGTTCGCCTTCTTTTTCGGAGATTGTCATTCTATAATTTTTTATTTCAGGGAATTTTTCACACATTACATTAAGTTCATGATAATGAGTAGCAAATATTGTCCTTGCTTTAATCTTTTGAGAAATGTACTCAGCAACGCTCCAAGCAATAGCTACACCGTCATAAGTCCCTGTACCCCTTCCAATTTCATCAAGAAGTATAAAACTTCTTTCTGTTGCGGAATTTAGAATATATGAAGTTTCGTTCATCTCCACCATAAATGTTGATTGCCCCGTTGAAAGATCATCAACACCTCCAACTCTGGTAAATATTTTGTCAACAATACCAATCTGCGCATGAGAAGCAGGAACATAACTTCCTATTTGAGCAAGGATTAAGATAAGTGCATTTTGGCGCATAAATGTTGATTTACCTGCCATATTCGGACCTGTTAAAATCATAAGAACGGGTAAATTATCATCAACAGAAGAAATCAAATCATTATTGCCTCTTATACACAAATCATTCGGCACATAGCTGCCTAAAGGCAAAAGCTGCTCAATAACAGGATGGCGTCCGTCCTTGATTAAAATGCTTGTTGACTCATTAATTTCCGGCTTAATATAGTTTAATTCTGAAGCAACTTCTGCAAAAGACAGTAATACGTCAAGTACAGCCGTTGATTTTGCCAAATCCCTGATAGGGTTAACAATTTCTTTTGAATATTCCCTAAAATTGCAATATATTTGGTACTCTAAGCCTATTGATTTTGTTTCCGCGCTTAAAATTTCTTCTTCATGCTTCTTAAGCTCAGGAGTGATGTATCTTTCGGCATTAGAAAGAGTTTGTTTTCTGATGTAATTTTCAGGAACAAGACTTGTATTTGAATGTGTAACTTCGATAAAAAACCCGAAAGTTTTGCTAAATCCTACTTTAAGAGATTTTATTCCTGTTCTTTCTCTTTCGTTATTTTCAAAATCAGCCAACCATTCTTTACCGTTTCCCAGAAGAGATTTTAAATAGTCTAAATCTTTATTCACGCATGATTTAATAAGATTTCCTTCTTTAATACCGACAGGTGCAGCTTCGTCTATGGTTTTTTCAATAATACATGCAAAATCTGTAATTTCCTGATTAATTTGCGAAAATTGATTTAGAAGAGGAGATTTCATATTAAACAAAATTTTTCCAAATTCGGGAAATAACTTCAACGAATCTCTTAAAGCAATAAAATCACGCCCATTCGCTGAATTATTACTTATTTTTGTTGCCAGCCTTTCAATATCATATACTTTGTCTAGCAGAGAGCTTAATTCAAATCTTGTTTTTGAATTTTCAATAAGTTCTTCATTAGCTTCCTGTCGTTTTTTTATTTCTAAAATATTTTGTAAAGGCTGCTGTATCCATTTTCTGAGAAGTCTTGCACCCATATTGGTTTTTGTTCTGTTTATTGCCCAAAACAGGCTTCCTTTGTAATTATTATCTCTAACTGTCTGGACAAGTTCAAGATTTCTCGCCGCATTAGCATCTATCGAAACAAATTCGTCCATATTGTACGGAATAATCACATCAAATTTAGGCAGGTCGGTTTTTTGAGTTTCTTGAAGATAATCAATAATTGCACCTGCTGCAACCAATCCCTGCGTATATTCAGGAAAACCGAATCCTTCAAGCGAATTAACATCAAATATTTGTTTAATTTTTTCAAGTGCATTTTCTGTAGAAAAAGCCAGTGTAGGTCTTATTGTACAGTTATAATTATGAGTAATTTCTTCGGGCAAATCTAAAGTTTCTTCAGGGACAATCTGAAATGGTTTTAACTGTTTTTTACCGACCACACCTATTATTTCTGAAGGAGAAATCCTGTTTAATTCGGCTAAAAGACTATTATAAGTGAGCTTCGAGATTCTAAATTCGCCTGTTGAAATATCAATATAGGCTAAACCGTAAAAATTATCATTTTTAGCTTTGAACACAGAAGCCAGATAATTATTTTTTGAAGCATCCAAAAGATTCGTTTCTGTAATAGTGCCTGCCGTTATGGTTCTTACTACTTGTCGTTCTACAAGCCCTTTAGCCAGAGAAGCATCTTCCATTTGTTCGCAAATTGCAACTTTATGACCTTTTTCAAGAAGCTTTGCAATGTAATTATCAGCTGCTTTTTGGGGAACTCCTGCCATAGGAATCCTTCCCAGTTTTCCGCCTTCTCTTCCGGTTAAAGTAAGCTCAAGATCTTTTGCAGCTATAACTGCATCTTCGAAGAACATTTCATAAAAATCCCCCATCCGATAAAACAATATCACGCCCTGATTGTCTTTTTTTATATCAAGGTATTGTTTTACCATTGGAGTGGCGTCTTCAGGGTTAACATCCCTTGTGTTTAAATAGTCTTCGCTCATAAATATTTAACTCAAATATAAATAATTCTTTATTATAAAACTAAACCACACACAAGAAAAAGCGTCAATTAAGACGCTTTTAGAGTTGATTTTAAGTATATAATTTATGAAAGAATCATTAAGTATTGTAACGTTTTTCTTATATATTGAATATGACGGCAATATTTTTTTTTTATATATATATAGAGAACAGCGTAACCCCCGAAAACAAAGGACAAGAAGATGGCGATAGGAGCAAAAGACATAGTTGATAAAGCTTTAGTTCTACAATATGCAACTATCCAAACAAATAAATTCGATGAAGTAAAAATAAGCCCTGAAGATATGTGGAAAAATATTAATATGATGGCAATGTCTTATAAAGTCCACTCTGATTTAAAAAGAACAATGAATATCCCGAAACCACAGGTTGCTCTTAAGGCTTTCTGGGATAAATAAAAAAGTTTAGTTAATATTAATTGTAGGTATATGTGTTGTGTGTGTTTTATCCTCCTAATCAGGAGGATTTTTTTTTGCAATAAAACTACACTAATAAAGATTTATCTTAACTTAACCCAGTCTGCTTTACGTATGCGGATGTTCTCAGGTGTGATTTCCAGTAATTCGTCTTCGCCTATGTATTCAAGACAGTCTTCGAGCGATAATTGTCTTGGAGTTGAAAGAGTTACCATTACATCAGCCGTAGCACTACGCATGTTTGTAAGTTTTTTTGTTTTACAAACATTAACCAGAATATCCTGTGGTCTGTTATGTTCTCCCACAACCATTCCGCGATAAACTTTTGTTTTAGGGGTTACAAAGAAAACTCCTCTGTCTTCAAACTGCTGCAAAGCGTAGGGAATTGCTTCACCTGTCTCAAATGCAATTAGTGAACCGTTTCTTTGCTTTTGAATATCTCCGACAAGCGGTTTGTATGAATCAAAGTTATGATACATAATGCCTTCGCCTCGGGTCATTCTGATAAATTCGTTTCTAAAACCTATTAAACCTCTTGCAGGAATAACAAAATTCATATTTGTACGTATTCCGTTAGAAACCATGTCAAGCATTTCTGCCTTGCGCCATGCCAGTTTTTCAATACAACTTCCTGTAAATTCGTCAGGTACGTCGATTAATAAACTTTCAAAAGGCTCATGTTCTTGACCGTTAATGTTTTTAAAAATTACTTCAGGTTTACTTACTTGAAACTCATAGCCTTCACGTCTCATGGTTTCAATAAGTATTCCGAGGTGAAGCTCACCTCTTCCGCTAACTTTAAAAATTTCAGTACTGTCAGTGTCTTCAACTCTTAAACTTACATTCTTTTCTAATTCTTGATAAAGTCTTTTTCTTACCTGACGTGAAGTAACAAATTTCCCTTCCTGTCCTGCGAATGGTGAATCATTAACGGAAAAATTCATTTTTAAAGTTGGTTCATCTACATTAATGAGCGGTAGAGCTTCAGGACTTTCTATAGAAGAAACTGTTTCACCGATTTGAATATCGGGGAACCCTGCTATACCGATAATATCTCCCGCATAAGCAGCATCAAGATACGTTCTTTCAAGCCCTTCAAATCCTATAATTTTTGATACCCTGTTTCTTACAATATTGCCGTCTCTGGTAATAAGGCTTGCCTGCTGGTTATTTTCAATTTTGCCGTTTACTATTCTGCCGATGGCTATTCTACCTAAATATTCACTGTAATCCAGAGTTGTTACATGAAATTGCAAATTGCTGTTAATTTTGCCTTTGGGCGGCTTTATATTGTCAATAACTGCATCAAATAAAGGTTTAAAGCTGTCACTTTCTTCATCGATTTCATTTTTTGCAACACCTGTAAGCGCATTGGTATAAACCACAGGGAAATCGTGATGCTCTTCTTTGTCGGTTAATTCAAGGAAAAGTTCAAATACTTTATCGAGAGCGGCATGCGGATCTGCTCCCTGTCTGTCTATTTTATTTATTACCACAATCATTTTCAGTCCTAATTCAAGAGCTTTTGATAGAACAAAACGTGTTTGAGGCATCGGGCCTTCTGCTGCATCAACAATAAGCAAAGCTCCGTCTACCATACTGAGTACACGTTCTACTTCTCCGCCAAAATCAGCGTGTCCCGGAGTATCTACAACGTTTATTATGTAGTCGCCATAGTTAATACATAAATTTTTTGAAAGAATTGTTATGCCTCTTTCTCTTTCGAGGTCATTTGAATCCATAACTCTTTCCTGCACAACTTCATTGTCGCGAAAAACTCCGCTTTGCTTCAGCATACAATCAACTAGAGTTGTTTTGCCATGATCTACGTGTGCTATTATTGCTATATTTCTTAATTTAGAAATATGGTTTTTATCTGTCATTTGAAAATCTTCCTTACTTTAATATTTCTGCACTCTTCTCATAATCTCATTTATTTCGATTATAGTTTTAAATATTGATCTCTGCCTTTTAATATTGTTTAAAAACAAAAAACTTGGTGAATATAAATAATTTACCAAAAACTTGACTATAAGTATAATAATAA
This portion of the bacterium genome encodes:
- a CDS encoding 3-deoxy-D-manno-octulosonic acid transferase — encoded protein: MYILYNIAVIFLSILFSPLILAAFLIKPKFRAGFWNKLGFYANIKENKITKQSIWFHAVSVGEVNAVEALVKKAKIEFPEYNIAVTTVTKTGQQVAQNKLKNVADIISYFPYDNKFSVNAAINALNPKIVVIAETEIWPAFCHEVNKKNIPLLLVNGRISPNSYKGYKKIRFFFKKVLKNFSLILMQSDDDKNRIIDIGASSNNVEVMGNLKFDIANILTKDEIKELKYSIKSSDYNILIAGSTHKGEDETIINVYKRLKIEIKDLKLLIAPRHPERNDQVLKLICATGFKIGLRSKQSHFKNTDIILLDTMGELSKLYSVAKIAFIGGSFSGTGGHNPLEAAIYGIPVVSGADVFNFKDIFKFMADNKSATIVNNEDELSVNIRELFKNKEKYSAASEACLSIFEQNKGALDFAVEKFRSYL
- the mutS gene encoding DNA mismatch repair protein MutS codes for the protein MSEDYLNTRDVNPEDATPMVKQYLDIKKDNQGVILFYRMGDFYEMFFEDAVIAAKDLELTLTGREGGKLGRIPMAGVPQKAADNYIAKLLEKGHKVAICEQMEDASLAKGLVERQVVRTITAGTITETNLLDASKNNYLASVFKAKNDNFYGLAYIDISTGEFRISKLTYNSLLAELNRISPSEIIGVVGKKQLKPFQIVPEETLDLPEEITHNYNCTIRPTLAFSTENALEKIKQIFDVNSLEGFGFPEYTQGLVAAGAIIDYLQETQKTDLPKFDVIIPYNMDEFVSIDANAARNLELVQTVRDNNYKGSLFWAINRTKTNMGARLLRKWIQQPLQNILEIKKRQEANEELIENSKTRFELSSLLDKVYDIERLATKISNNSANGRDFIALRDSLKLFPEFGKILFNMKSPLLNQFSQINQEITDFACIIEKTIDEAAPVGIKEGNLIKSCVNKDLDYLKSLLGNGKEWLADFENNERERTGIKSLKVGFSKTFGFFIEVTHSNTSLVPENYIRKQTLSNAERYITPELKKHEEEILSAETKSIGLEYQIYCNFREYSKEIVNPIRDLAKSTAVLDVLLSFAEVASELNYIKPEINESTSILIKDGRHPVIEQLLPLGSYVPNDLCIRGNNDLISSVDDNLPVLMILTGPNMAGKSTFMRQNALILILAQIGSYVPASHAQIGIVDKIFTRVGGVDDLSTGQSTFMVEMNETSYILNSATERSFILLDEIGRGTGTYDGVAIAWSVAEYISQKIKARTIFATHYHELNVMCEKFPEIKNYRMTISEKEGELEFIRRVVEGGASKSYGIHVAKMAGLPDSVVNRAQNLMNRMQKDYSAKISSKKKSFDEPDVDTPQLSLFVE
- the typA gene encoding translational GTPase TypA; its protein translation is MTDKNHISKLRNIAIIAHVDHGKTTLVDCMLKQSGVFRDNEVVQERVMDSNDLERERGITILSKNLCINYGDYIINVVDTPGHADFGGEVERVLSMVDGALLIVDAAEGPMPQTRFVLSKALELGLKMIVVINKIDRQGADPHAALDKVFELFLELTDKEEHHDFPVVYTNALTGVAKNEIDEESDSFKPLFDAVIDNIKPPKGKINSNLQFHVTTLDYSEYLGRIAIGRIVNGKIENNQQASLITRDGNIVRNRVSKIIGFEGLERTYLDAAYAGDIIGIAGFPDIQIGETVSSIESPEALPLINVDEPTLKMNFSVNDSPFAGQEGKFVTSRQVRKRLYQELEKNVSLRVEDTDSTEIFKVSGRGELHLGILIETMRREGYEFQVSKPEVIFKNINGQEHEPFESLLIDVPDEFTGSCIEKLAWRKAEMLDMVSNGIRTNMNFVIPARGLIGFRNEFIRMTRGEGIMYHNFDSYKPLVGDIQKQRNGSLIAFETGEAIPYALQQFEDRGVFFVTPKTKVYRGMVVGEHNRPQDILVNVCKTKKLTNMRSATADVMVTLSTPRQLSLEDCLEYIGEDELLEITPENIRIRKADWVKLR
- a CDS encoding DUF4258 domain-containing protein produces the protein MILGQIRFISPYISQKQNNPINTTKTISFGTQLVNVDNLKFTNHAKERMKERNISLEDIKKGIKDGKAYYEKTNTRVVVLAKGNEGKSLFVVMDPTRTTVITVYHSNYDKYNSKFVITNNGTLLKSGYKFFPLSETHTPNRIETRNGGYKDVLIDGTVVKEHIITENGGYKDVLSDGTVIKERTITENGSYKDVLNGKVVKEYIVTENGYKEIGTDGKPMKVVVKDKNNQYYFYLPAEGIIKHRETRYTKDKPEFNQLKKKFFSEYK